The genomic DNA TCTGGACTAGTTCATCATTTATCAGCTAACATGAACGCTGCAGACACTCTGCCAAGCGCAGCTCGACTCGGATGCCTCATTCTCCGCGCGATTGAACCAACGCCTGACGAACCGCCTTATCTTCAAATCTTCCGTACAGATTCAGCCCGCATCGGGAATGAGCCCAGGTGGTGCGCAAGTGTCACTAGAGCAGGATTACACTGGCAACGATTTCACTGCATCATTGAAGAGCATCAACCCCAGCATTCTTGAGGGCGAGCTGACCGGCATGTTCATTGGTTCATATTTGCAGAGCGTCACTCCACGATTGTCCCTGGGAATGGAGACAGTGTGGTCAAAACCAGGAGGTGGAATGGGACCAGACGCAGCAGTCAGCTATGCGGGACGATACAAGGCAGACGACTGGATTGCGAGCGCGCAGCTTTTGACACAAGGCGGAGTGCAATTGAGCTACTGGAAGAAGCTCATGGATAAAGTCGAGACCGGTGTCGACGTGAACTTGCAATTCGCAGGTCTCTCCGGCGGTGGCATGATGGGCGGAGCACGAAAAGAGGGCGTTGCGACTTTCGGAACCAAGTATGAGTTCTCGCGATCCATTTTCCGCGCACAGATCGACAGCCAGGGCAAGCTGGGATGTCTGTTGGAAAAGGTTGTTGCACCGCCCGTCAGGATCACGTTCGCTGGTGAGCTGGACCACGTCAAGGTATGACATCTCTCCCCTGACGACACATTCAATTGCTAATATCTCCACCAGAACTCTGCAAAGCTCGGCCTCGCAGTTTCGATCGAAGCATCAGGCGAAGAACTCATGGAGCAACAGGACTCGGTTTCTCCCGCATCTCCACCATTCTAAGCGCAGACGGCAAGCTCGATCACTTGACTTTGGGTGGTCACTCTTCTCCTTGTACAATACTCGACACAAAAGAAATTTGTTGTTAGGATGTCCCGAACTGCATGTGGATGGCATGAACGACAAGAGCAGCCACGTGCGGCGATAGCTACATATCGATCTAGAGGGATATGGGAGTCCGGATCATGATGCATAGCGAGCGTGTCACGGGCgcagcaacgacaacagAGGCGAGGCGGAACTCGGCTGTCGTTTTGTAGTAATTTGCGGGCTGCTCAGATAGCATTAGCAGCCCTTCTGTGTACATTTACTACCATTACATTGCCGTTTCTCCTTATCGTCCATGTGCAACACAGCTTCCTTGGCCAGCGTCATGCGCCGATCTCACATGCCTCGACCTGACTTTCCACATTTCCACCCAGTCCAGCTTCTCAACTCAGCATGTAACACTACTACCACAGGCGCGCTTACTGCGCACTTCCAACACCATTCGAAATGCCACCCAAGAACACGCTCCTCCTTATCTTTATACACGGCTTCAAAGGCACCGACCACACCTTCCACCGCTTCCCGCAAGACCTCCGTGCTCTCCTCTCGCACTCGTTGCCCGACATCAATGTCGTTGCAACCCAATACCCGCAATATGAGACTCGAGGTGACCTGAAAGAATGCGTCGCCAAATTTAAAGAGTGGATGCAGAACAAGGTCATTGATTTGGAAGTTGCAAACCAGACTCCGAGTCCGACTGTCGACCCCAGTGTACATGTCATACTATGCGGGCACTCAATGGGCGGCATCGTGGCCGCCGAGGCAGCGTTGAGTGTCGCAAGCGAAGAGGTCGTGCCACATTTTGCGGAGACGGGAAATGGTAATACGACTGCCAATGCGACTGCCAATGCAACCACAAGTGGTACAGGAGATGAGAGTGCGAGATCAACGCCTCCGCGCACGTCGGCACTGATGTTCCCGCGTATCAGAGCTGTGTTGACCTTCGACACTCCATTCTTGGGCATCAGTCCTGGAGTCCTAGCTCATGGCGCGGAAGAGCAGATCGGACACGCAAACAAGGCATATCAGGCGTACGACCAGGCCGCGAATTTCTTCGGCTGGGGCAACAAAggcagcgcagcagcgaCTCAACAACCCATTGCCAATGCGAGCAGTAGAGGCTTGCCACCTGCGGCAGGCAATGCCACAGCCGGAAACGGCGGAGGCTTCAAGTGGGGCAAGTTGGCCATGTACGCTGGTGCTGCGGCGGGCATTGCAGGCGTTGCTGGAGCGGCATACTTGAGCTGGAATCAAATCAATCAAGGTCTGGCGTGGGCCGGCAGCCATTTGGAGTTCGTGGGTTGCCTTGCACGAGGTGCGGAGTTACAAAAGAGAGTGGAGAAACTTGTCACTTTGACCAGCACGCATGATGTGGGATTCGCGAACTTTTATGGCGCATTGGGCGAAGAGGCcgcgaagaagaccaagtATGCGGGACAACTTGGCTTGGGCGAAGACAGAACGTTTTGCATCgtgccgaagatgaagaaccaCAACGCGAACAGTCCAGTAGGGACGAAGAGAGTCGGAccggacgatgatgatgcagcaCAACAGCAGCCGGAGGCCAAAAGGAGAAAGCAACTCTCAGCGGAGTCTCCCTCGGAGTCAGAGAGGCTGGAGGCGGAAAGCGAGCAAGTGCGCCAATTTGCTGACGATCGGAGCAAGTCGAAAGGCTTGTGGGTCAAATGCGTAAATCCTATCGCCGGTGATGAGATTACTTCGCATCAAGGCATGTTCGCGCCGGACAAGAATCCGGATTATCACAACATGTTGCCGAGGGCGCGAGATCAGATCTCCGAGTGGATTGATGGGGAATGGTACCAGCGGTCGGGAaaggagagcaagagcaaggagCGAGGCGATGAGCGCGCAGACGAGGAGAaagatgccgaagagggTGCGCCGGAGGGGACTGAAGCTGCTGGATGAGACGTTCTGATACCGATTTTGAATGACAACCGGATGCGGCCGACTTTGGATCAAGGTCAATTATCTTTACACTGGTCTATACACGCACCAACCGAGCGAGAGAAGCGGATTCCCACGATACTATCGACAAGCCTACACAACCAGCGGTGGTCTTCCGACATGGACCATCCGACGTCCGATCACCGTCTGCACGCTCTGGTGCCGCCTACCCCGTTCTGCTCCATGTCTTGTGCCGTCCCCAGCTTGCTGAAGTATGAGGCGTGCTTTGAGTGGTCGCTGGAATCAGGGTCAATACTTGTTTGTCGATGGTCGTCGTGATAGGAATCGGCGGTTTGATGGTCGTTGTCACCTCTTTGAGATAGGTGTAAAGGGTTCCGTCGATGGTGGTGGACATTATTGGGCGCCGGGTTGTGGAGGGCAGAAAGGTTGGTGGTGCTGTTGGAGGGGAAAAGGTCGGACTTTGGCCAGAGGTCATAGTGATGAATATGACCGTCTCGGTAGGCGCGGAGGAGGCCGATGAGGAGGTGGTGAGGTTGGGGGTTGCGGATGGTGGGCTTGGAGGAGTCGGCGGGGGCGACGCCGAACTCGAAGGAGGCGGTGGCGTGGCATCTATCGAAGGAGAGGGATAGGAAGGCTGTGGTGGGGTCGTCGGTttcgatgtcgaagtcgtggGTGGCCCTGGTCCGACCACAACTGGCAGTGAAATCACTGACGTGAACGACTCCGCCTGCGTTGTAGTGGTGCTGGCCGTCGGTGCGTCTGGTTCTCCAGGCGAGGATATCGGGCCTGCGCCCTCACTGGCAGGCTCTCCAGTCGGACTTGGCTGGTCGACATTACCCCCTGGAACCGTCACCGTCCTCTCGACCGTCTGCGTACTCACACTCGCCTCTTTGGGAGCTTCAGGACCACCGTAACAGTACCCTTCCGCCCGACACGCTGCTCCGCCATCAGCACTCAACAAGACGCCATCGTCCAGCTGGCACGGCGCTCCTCCTGTATTATCGCACATCTTAAACCCCTTCGGCGACCAGCCCAACCACGCCTGAGCCAGCGTCCTCGTGACCTTGCACTTGACCCACGCTTCACCTCTCTCGGCCGACTTCATCAGTTCATCTGTGCATTTTGCGATGACTGCCGTGGCTCTCAGACGACCACGTGTGAATTTTTGGCTGAATTGCCAGGTTGCACCGCCGCATTCCCAGCCATCGCCGTTCCAGTGGTCGGTGTTGCCTTTGCCGGACCAGTCGGCGTGCATCTCGTCGATGCATGCTAAGAGCGCTGTCCCATTTGTCTTTTTCGGTACGCCGTGCCAGAGCTTCATCTTCAGGCTGGCGGCGGGTGAGACTGCtgtgaggaagatgaggaggaggcgcTTGAGATTCATGATTGCGGCGCTTGCTTGTTGTGGTACAAGATTGGTCTCGAAGAAGGGTTTGAGATATGAAGGGAGGTCAGTTGGTTGTAAAAGATTTGTGGAGAGGTACCAGGTGGCATTTTTTGCGAGTCGAAAATGTTATTGGGTGGTGCTGGATTGGTCTTCAACTTTTGACTTTCGTGGGGCCGCAGACTCACATGTCGCCTGTATTTCAACACGGAAAGCAACTCATCGAATGGACTGTGGTGCACAACCGCAACCAATCTCGACGTATGCGAGTTGTGAACCATTCCGAGTTGTGCGGTTCTCATGTAAAGACCAGTGAGTGATGTATCTTGTAAAACTTCGCTCATCCTATCACAGTGCTCGTTACTTAGCTTCCAGGCTACTTTTGCAGTCGGATGTTATACAGTAACAAATAGCATGATTGAGGCAGAAGGGGAGATGTCGTCTGAAGTGACAAGGATGGCTTGGTCGTGCTATGTCCGCGTCTTGGCGGTTGGCGGACTTCGATATGGAACGCACCTTCATCCTACCTTTTTTCACGGGAAGTCGTGGCCAATATCTCGTTACAGACTTCCCCACGACCCACCTAGCGAGTAACAAGATGTCGAAAATGGTGGTCAAGAAAATGTCGAAGCATGTCAAGCATTTCCTCAGCCGCACGAACATGCGCCACATCATCTCTGCAGCTGCGGATCAGCCGCAACACGCGATGGATTCACGcctctctattctctttcatGTTCTACACATCACACACGACCGTCTAACATCCTTTAAGATCGGCCGCACATTGTTTTTGGCTCACCGATCAGCTCGTGCGTTGTACATTTGGTCAGCAGCCTCGACATCCAGCTTCGGACGCGTGCGGGAAGCCGATGAGACAGCCCAACACGCCCTCAGACACAAGACTGCAAGTAGTCATGCGTGAAGGCTATGATGATTACGAAAATGATGCCGCGTGTACAACAGGCAACGCCTTCACGAAGCGCACCAAAGTTTCTGGCAACAAGAAACGGCTTATCACTAGTACCTCGAATGCAGCAGTTGGCGCCACTCGCACAAATACTGGCTCTCGCGTGCGTCAAACTCAAGAAGCCTTGCCCACGCGAAATGTGCTCAGACCCTCGAATGCCAACGCCTACCCGACGCGATATATTCCCACTTATCCCAAAGTCCATCGCGACCATCTCGACTTGGCGACTCTGCAGTATTACGATCTTCCCTGGGAGTATTCAAAGGCATGGATTGTGATATGAGCGGAACTGGAAATTTTGATGGCTGACTGCATGATACAGAATGATCCCAATTACTATGTCATTCTCCGCGAAATGGACGCACGGGAGACCGAGATTTTGTTCGAACATACTAGCCGCCTACGCGCTACTCGAGAACGGCGAAGGTCCCCTGTAGTGCGAATTTATGAACGGGGGCGGCACACTTCGCGGTCCAGAAGTCCCAGACCTACCTACGTGCGGTGGAGACGATCCCGGACGAGGAGTGATACTAGATCTCGTTCTCCCAGGCGTCGCTCTTCTAGGCGGCGATCACGATCTCGCAAATCTTCTTCCGAAGGGGACGCTGAAGCCATTGATGTGGAAGCTGGGCGCGAAAGGTCCCGAAGGGAGTCTGGGGAGGGTTTCGATCGGATGCGTCGAGAGCAAGAACGTCTCGAGCGAGAACGTCTCGAAAAGGAACTCCAGGCAGAGAGGGAACTTCTCAAAAGGGAGCGAGAAAAGACACTCCGTGAGAAAGAACTCTGGGAATATGCGCGTAAGTCTAATGTTACGCGAGAatccgacgaggaagaggatgagagcGTCGATGAATCATCATCGGATGTTTCAGGATCCGAGTTCGATTTCGATACCAGCTTCCTTCCCTCGATCAAGACAGACGATTCCATGGACCTTGACGCCCTTTCCGCAGGATCTGGCAATGGAAATTCAGATCACAGTCATCCTCGTGGCGAGGCACAGAGGCTCGGTCCAGTGCAAGAGAGGTACATCGTGTCAACAAAATGGCAAGGAAGCACTTTCGACGAAACCGAATTCGGAGCTGAAATCCAGGTCTTGTCCACTCCTCCCGCGAAGAAAGCTCAACCACCTATGCTTCGCTGGATACATCTAGAGCGTGCAATGCCGTCCTTCGAAGAGTTCGAATCAGCTGTCCAaaagctactagtagtacccCAAAAGCAGAAGCGGCACGTCAATCAATTGCTCAGGAAACTGCAAAGGAacaacgagcagcagcgccagcaaGGTCGAGAAATGAAGGCGTTTTGCGAAGCCGATGTTGATCTCGAAGAGCGCGGCGCGGAAACTCAACAGACGAGTTCAGTCTGTGCTTTAAGCATTCCGTTCTTCAGCTTAGAGAAGTCTCTTGTCGCGCAGATTGCCTCTCTGTCGAGTGGCTCACCAGAACATCCTCCGCGACCGCTAGTACAGACTCATTCTCGAATGCTGAATGAAGCTCGTGAGCGTGCTCAGGCGGTCACTACACTTCCGTCCACTCCGCAAGGCCACTATCTGCATGTATCACATTTGTGGTGTCTACTCGTCAACGACGATACCCTAATCACTTGCAGCAGACCATCCTTGAACCAGGTAGGAAAGGATCTCACATTCGTGAACGGCAGCAAAGAGAAGACTGCGCAGAACTGGATTGACCTACGTGTTGGAGATtcacgaagatggcgactTCCTGCCAGTACAGTGCACTCAGTGCCCAAGTTTTCCTCGCTGCTTAGCGAGAGTATATTGGATTTCATGTTCGAGAAATCCTACGCCGCATTGAAATATCGTGGAAAGCCGGTTGATTACAGTAATTGGGATGGTCTCCTCGATGACAGCTTCAAGAGTGGCACAGAATTGCATGTGAAAAGAGCTTACCCGAGCTATCGTCGAACGAAGCAATTCGAGACACTCTTCAATTACAAGCATGCGATGGGCTTGTACAAGCTTCTGCAAGGCCATGGAAGCGAGGCCACTGGGAGTACAGTCTCAGAGGAGCACGAGCGCTGGCTTACCAACTTGTGGCAAGAGTTCCGGAACATGAAGATCTGCATGCGTAGTGCCCAAGGCTCTTCAGACGCACTGGCAGGCTTGGCTAAAGGCATGCACCAGTCGCTCTCTTCGGCGAAACACAAAGTAGCTCGCAGCAGCTACCTGAGTTGTGGCGAAGCAACACTAGAAGACATTCAAGGCTGGCTTAAGCAACAGGAGACCGCCGCTACCGAAGACAATTTGAAGCTCATGACGAAAGCCGAACGTCTCGTCCGGCTGCACAAGATACTAATCGCAACCCTGTCCCAAGGTCTCTTCGGATTCTTCTGGCCTATGGAGTTCGATCATGTTATTGTACGGAAGTTCTGGGGCGCACGTATGTCTCCCTCTCTTTGATTCATCATTGGCGCGACTGCAGTGTCGAATCCTTGTGCCCGGCAAGATTTGCAGGCGCTATGTATTCCTGGAACCCATGCTGACTTGAATGGATCGCTTCTAGTGAAAGAGCTGCTAGAAGACGAAACGTTCTATGGAAATGTGCGTCTTTCCTAGCACATCGGTGTGGCGTTTGCTAACATTGCTCAGGGCATCAGCGACAGAAGGAAGGACATCGAAATGATGCAAGGATTTCTTCACGAACTTTGTGTGATCGCGTGTTTGAGTTTGTTCTTCCCTTCGCGGCTGCTTTTTCCGGGCTTGACAGCGACCTCTCGAAGCTTCCAGAGCAATTCTACCTGGCCTGGCTGCATATTCTTAGTGCATTCACAATCGCTGCAAAGGCCAAGCTTGGGAAAGGCTATTACGATAATTGGGAGGAACCGAACAACCGCTTCCGCAGCGCCAAAGAGGCGCTAGAAGAAGGTGAAAAGGCACTGGTCTTGCGTCTGCGAAGAGACGATATAGAGGATTTCGAAGTCTGCTCTTCCCGAGGAATAGTCTCACTCATGCTGGACTGTGTGACTCGAGATTTCGTGAATGGCAAACCGGATGTGGCGCAGACGTATAGCGACTATTGCAGACAGCTCGTGAGTCTCATCCTTGTTTGGAAATGCATACAGTACTGATGCCTGCAAAGGAAGCAAAAATAGTCGCCGACCCACTAACGCGATCTCATCAAGAGACGTTGCGCGGACTACAACAAGAGATTGAAGCTGTCACCACAATCCTCAATCAGCAGCTTGATGTCTTGAACTCCTTTGAATCCAGCGTCAGAGATCTCGACTGCAATAGCCAGATTCCTGATCTACCTCTACTTGGGACGTCTAGACAGGAACTGGTGTTACGTCAATGCAAAGCGCACATCAGCGGCAGGCTGGACCTGTTCGAAGCTTTACAGGGCCGTGCCAGCGAACTTGGGGAATGGCACTTGAGCGAAATTCACATTAACAAAGACCGACAAGAGGCTGCTATTTTGGTCTTCACCATCGTGACCATCATCTTCCTGCCACTCTCGTTTGTGAGCTCCGTGTTTGGAATGAATACCGTGGACATTCGAGACATGGCGCAAGGACAATGGGCATACTgggcagctgctgcgccgTTGACAATTATTGTCGTTGCTGTGAGTCTTTGGTTTGCAGGCGCTTTCGACAACATCAGCTTCTGGTTCGCGCGTTCGGCAAAAAGAAACAATGCTGGATATCACCAGTTGCCTGAACCTGCCACATTGAGGACTGAGAAGATCGAGCCGAAGACGTATCAGGATCCAAAAGTATTACTTTCTGCACCTCGGAGGCGGACGACTTATCCTACCAAACACTCATACCGCTAGGACCGGCGCTCTATGCGGACTGCTTGCTATCATAATCATCAATTGGCACCGTGTtgcttctgcatcttcttctcctctttcttggcCAGCTGCTCCGCTTTATACTGTTCTTCATTGCGCCTCTGAGCTTCGAGACCAACTTCAGTCTCGGTATGCTCAGTAGTGAGCACATAACGCTTGACCAACAAGCTGAAGACGAGACCGCCAGCTGCGAACACGGTGTACAATATCCACATGTTCCTGAGCGCAACCGACAATGCCTGCCGCACAAGGTACTTGGGCGCATCAGCGAGCTGGTTAATGTACGGGATGCTAGCTTCGACTGAGTGGCTCGTGAAGGGTGCAGCAGCCTCTGCGCCCAGCTCGGTGACGAGTGCTGGAACTTGCTTCTTGAACTCGTTGGTGAAAAGCGCCTGGCCAACGACCAAGGAGATCGAGACACCGAGACCGCGAATGAAGTTGTACGCAGCAGTGCCGGCAGCAACATCATCCTGGCGAATGTTTGTCTGCAGGGCGACAAGAAGAGCTTGGTAGTTTGGTGCCGTTCCCAAACCCGCCACGATCTGGTAAAGAACGATCTTGGCCATGTTCGAATCCACACCAAGGTCGATGAAGAGACCAATACCGAGAGTCATCAGGACGAAACCACCGACCATGAAGCCCCAGTAGTTTCCAGTGCCAGCGATGTAGCCACCTGTCATCGCCGCTCCGAGCGAGGTTGCGACAACGTTGGGCAAGAGGAGAACACCAGACATCAGCGGGCTGCGGCCTTTGACAGACTGGAAGTAGAATGGGAGGTAGAAGTACATTCCCATCGAAGCCAGCGCGTGGAAGAACTCAGCGAGCAAAGAAGCCCAATTTGATCGAGCCTTGAACATGCGGAGTGGCAGGATAGGTAGCTTTGCGAACTTCCACTCGATGGCGACAAATGCGGCAAAGAGCACGAtcccgaagacgatgaggcaGATCACCGTGGCGCTGTCCCATGGGAAAGTGATGCCGCCGTAGTGAAgaccgaagaggaagagcagcgtGCCGCCGATCATGGAGAAGGTTCCGAGCCAATCGACGGCCTTGAGACCCTGCCAGAATGGCGTGCGAGGAGTCTGCACCTTGAGGAAGAATACAATCACGGCGATCGCGATACCGTCAAGTGGGAGATTAATCCAGAAGCACCTGTGCAATCACTGTCAGCTTCAATGCTCAAGACACGATTGATCTGCAGAATTACCATCTCCAGGACGCGCCCTGCGTCAGAGCACCACCGACGACAGGTCCCAAAGCACTAGCAATAGCCCAGACTCCGGAGACGATACCAAGGTACATGCCACGAGTGCGAACACTGAACAAGTCGGCAATGATGACGTCCACCAATGTGACCAAaccgccaccaccagcacctTGAATCGCTCGGCCAGCAATGAGCATGCCGATGCTGTTCGACAAGGCCGCGATGAGAGAACCGACGAAGAACACGATGTTGGCGACGATGAGCGATGGCTTGCGGCCAAAGATGTCTGACCATTTTGCCCATAGACCTGTGCCAGCTGCGTGTGCGAGAAGGTAGGCTGATCCGACCCAGCTGTAACTTGTCGCTGCTTGGAAGTGTTCGGCGATGACGGGCAGTGCGGTGGCAACGATGCTGGTGTCTAGTGCCGCGAGGAAGCAAGCCAACTGACGATTGTTAGGTGTATTCTCGATTGAGGTCAGGACATGATTTCACATACAGAAAGCGCGAacatgatgatggagatctCGGCCTTTGATCGGCCATCGAGCTGGCcttgctcttcatcttctgatGATGTTGATTGTGCGTTTGATGGAGCTTGTTGTTCTTCATTGCTTGTTCGTCCACTCCCACTCTCTGATTTCTCCACAGAGACGACACCATAATCCTCTTTCATGACAGTCGAAGCGTCACTTGGCTTATGAGTGGCCTTCATCTCGGCGACAAACGACGAGTCGGAAATTGGTATGGCAAATTTCTTGCTCCGAGAATGGGTTGAATGATTTTCTGGAGGATCACAATGTCCACACCTGCATGGGTGGCGATGCTATATACCGTTCCTATCGCGTGTTGTTTGGGACATTCTATGGTTCACAGGGTGTGCGATATGGCTGATCTCGGCGAGCGAAGTTGCAGTAGTGCGGCGCGTGGGGCTATAGCAAGAGTGATCTGCACGCCATCGCGAAGCTTAACGCGTCCTGCAGAGCGGGAGGGCGCGCCACGGACGCTTCCTATTCGCGCCCTGAAAACTCCTACCGCTTTGCGAATTGTGCGAAGCTCCGGTTTCATCTTTCTGGAGAGAAACTCAGGCGTTGGAGTGCCGCAAATATGTACGACACTTGACTCCGTGGGGAAAGCTTGCAGGAATCAGAGCTGTGCCGCTCAGAGGCAGCCAGTCCATAGAAGGGCATTCTTGGCAGGGAGGATGTTGACGCCAACCGGTTTCAGGATGAGCTCCAAAGCTTGCCGGTGATAGCGACTCTCCGGAGGTACCTACAAAGACGACACCTTCCTTCCTTCCTCTCAGCTCTCGCTTACCGGTATCTGCCATCGCTTTCCCTTTCTGAGCATCAGCCACCCACACCACTCTGCAGCAACCAGCATGCCGACGAAAATCACCAAGACCAAAGCGGCCGTCAAGCCCAAGGTATCGAAGACCGCGGCTGAAGCTGCCATCAAAGCTGTCTCCGCCACTTCGCGCACCGGACTTCCCACGCCAGATCCTCCCAAACGCgacgagaagctcgaagtGCATGGAGCATGTCACTGCGGGTAAGCAAGCCACCATTCTGCACGACTGCACAAGCCTCGTGCAAGCCAGCCGTAGACAAACCGCAGACCCTAACGACATCTCTCAGCTCCATCAAATACCAAATGACAATCCCCCAACCCTCAACAGAAACTCCTTTCCAAGTCAACCGCTGCAACTGCAGCTTCTGCCAAAAACTCGGCATGAGCAATTACTACCTCAACGAACCCGCAACAAACTGGAAACTCCTCGAACCGAACAATAAATCCGAGCTCGCAAAGTATCCGCCCAACGCCAAGAATGGCAGCAAGTATTTCTGTCGCGATTGCGGGACTCATGTTtatcaagaagctcgataTCCTATGGGCGATCAGATGGTGGACTTGTTTACGGTGAATGCTTTGACGATTGATCAGCCGCAGGAGGGATTGGATTTGAGTGAGACGAAGATTAAGTATGTGGATATGTTGCATGATAATTTTATGGCGGGGACGAGGGATGTGCCGTGGCCGGGAGGATTGCCTTGATGGGGAGGTGTTGTTTTTGTATGAGTATGGATGTTTTGCTTCTTTTGTTCTTTTATTGTAACATTAC from Cercospora beticola chromosome 3, complete sequence includes the following:
- a CDS encoding uncharacterized protein (BUSCO:EOG09262M2J) encodes the protein MAAAPPLEKPALPAEVEVTPITHLEPMRTNSFLDSILDTYRSFQDRRAALGLSNPGTVDGIAREVQRDVFLTNQTFSGLRAELNKSFSIYPLFQISHAFSSGSQMLSPYTFLALYGTNNTLCQAQLDSDASFSARLNQRLTNRLIFKSSVQIQPASGMSPGGAQVSLEQDYTGNDFTASLKSINPSILEGELTGMFIGSYLQSVTPRLSLGMETVWSKPGGGMGPDAAVSYAGRYKADDWIASAQLLTQGGVQLSYWKKLMDKVETGVDVNLQFAGLSGGGMMGGARKEGVATFGTKYEFSRSIFRAQIDSQGKLGCLLEKVVAPPVRITFAGELDHVKNSAKLGLAVSIEASGEELMEQQDSVSPASPPF